The DNA region CCGCATTGAAAGCTTGCCAGTGATTGGTTCCGCGCTAAATCCCGGGGTCGAAGTCGGTACCAAAAAGCCTCGTACGCCCTCCTCTGGCACCGCAGCCCAGATAATCGCGACGTCGGCTATTGAGGCCAGCCCAATCCAGCGTTTTGCGCCATTGAGCCGCCACCCCTCAGCGGTGCGTACCGCCGTCGTGCGCATTGCGCCGGGATCGCTACCGGCCTCCGGCTCGGTCAAAGCGAAGCAGCCAATCAGCTCACCACGAGCCATTGGCTGCAGATACTTTTCCTTCTGCGCTTCACTTCCCCATTTATGGATTGCGGTCATGGCGAGTGAACCCTGGACCGAGACGAAGGTTCGGATGCCGGAGTCGCCTGCCTCGATTTCCATGGCAGTCAGGCCGTATTCGACGGCGGAGGCGCCCGCGCAACCGTAGCCGTCTAAGTGCATACCCAGGACGCCTAGGGCACCAAGCTCGGGCACCAGTTCAAGCGGAAAATGGGCGTTATCGAACCAGCGCGCAATGTTCGGTTTAATCCGACGATCGGTAAATTCGCGGACCTTATCGCGTTGAGCCAGCTCGGCGTCGCTGAGTAGCGCATCGAGATTCAGCACATCGTGCTTGCCGCGAATATTCTCGCTCACAGACCGGTCATTTCGCGCGAAGCCACCACGCCTTGCCGAGTCTCCGCATCATAGTGATACACGGACTTACCAGCAATGAAGACTTGCTGCGCGCGCTGCATCACGTCCAGCGGATCGCCGCTCCAGAGCACAAAATCGGCGTCCTTGCCCGTTTCCAGCGAGCCAATTCGGTCCGCCAGGCCTAGTACTTTCGCCGGGTTGATCGTGATTGAACGTAGCGCGGTGTCCCGGTCCAGGCCTTCTTTGATGGCCAGCGTTGCTTGGTGCACCAAGAAATGAATCGGCACCACGGGATGATCAGTGATGATGGAAATTTCGACGCCGGCCGCCGCAAGTTTGCCAGGATTAGCCAGTGAGCGGTTACGCAGTTCCATCTTGGAGCGCGAGGTGAACAGTGGCCCAATCAGCACCGGAATCTTCTTTTCCGCGAGCATCGGTGCCAGCAAATGAGCCTCGGTGCCGTGATCAATAACCAGCTCGTAGCCAAATTCTTCGGCGATGCGCACTGCAGTGGCAATGTCATCGGCACGGTGCGCGTGCTGGCGCCAAGGGATTTCGCGACGTAGCACCATGCCGAGTGCTTCGAGCTTCAAATCCTT from Renibacterium salmoninarum ATCC 33209 includes:
- a CDS encoding acyl-CoA dehydrogenase family protein, which translates into the protein MSENIRGKHDVLNLDALLSDAELAQRDKVREFTDRRIKPNIARWFDNAHFPLELVPELGALGVLGMHLDGYGCAGASAVEYGLTAMEIEAGDSGIRTFVSVQGSLAMTAIHKWGSEAQKEKYLQPMARGELIGCFALTEPEAGSDPGAMRTTAVRTAEGWRLNGAKRWIGLASIADVAIIWAAVPEEGVRGFLVPTSTPGFSAEPITGKLSMRASIQCDVQFNEVELPEDAILPLAKGLRGPFSCLNEARYGIMWGSMGAARDAFEVALAYAAERQPFGSPLGSYQLTQAKLVDMMLELQKGQLLALHTGRLKDAGTLRPEQISVGKLNNVREALEICHQARSILGGNGITLDYSPLRHANNLESVRTYEGTDEVHTLILGQYLTCYSAFHSA